The DNA region GCGGGGCGGGCTCCGGCGGGGCGACCGCTTCCGGTGCCGGGGCTTCGGGTGCTTCGGGTGCCGGGGCTTCGGGCGTCGGCGCTTCGGGCATCGGTGCTTCCGGGCCGCGGGGCGACGGCGCGACCGTCGTCGGGGCGGCCGAGGTGCCGGTGGAGGCGGTCTTCGCCCAGGAGGTGGCGCGCGGTGAGCCGATCCTGGAGGTCCGCGACCTGGTCAAGCACTTCCCGCTGACCAAGGGCGTGCTGTTCAAGAAGCAGGTCGGCGCGGTGAAGGCGGTCGACGGGGTCTCCTTCGACCTGATGCAGGGCGAGACGCTGGGCATCGTCGGCGAGTCCGGCTGCGGCAAGTCGACGCTGGCCAAGGTGCTGATGAACCTGGAGCCGGCCACCGGCGGATCGGTGCGCTACAAGGGGGAGGAGATCTCCCGGCTCTCCGGGGCGGGGCTGAAGGCGGTGCGGCGGAACATCCAGATGGTGTTCCAGGACCCGTACACCTCGCTGAACCCGCGCATGACGGTCGGCGACATCATCGGGGAGCCGTTCGAGATCCACCCCGAGGTGGCTCCGAAGGGGGACCGCCGCAAGGCCGTCCAGGACCTGCTGGACGTCGTGGGCCTGAACCCGGAGTACATCAACCGGTACCCGCACCAGTTCTCCGGCGGTCAGCGCCAGCGCATCGGCATCGCCCGCGGCCTGGCGCTCAAGCCCGAGATCATCATCTGCGACGAGCCCGTCTCGGCCCTGGACGTCTCCGTCCAGGCGCAGGTGATCAACCTGCTGGAGCAGCTCCAGGGGGAGTTCAACCTCTCGTACATGTTCATCGCGCACGACCTCTCCATCGTCCGGCACATCTCCGACCGCGTCGGCGTGATGTACCTCGGCAAGATGGTCGAGATCGGCAGTGACCTGGAGATCTACGACCACGCCACCCACCCGTACACCCAGGCGCTGCTGTCCGCCGTCCCGGTGCCGGACCCGACCGCGCGCCAGACCCGGGACCGGATCGTGCTCACGGGCGACGTGCCCTCGCCGGCCAACCCGCCGTCCGGCTGCCGCTTCCGCACCCGCTGCTGGAAGGCGCAGGAGCGCTGCTCGACCGAGGTCCCGCTGCTGGCCGCTCCGGCCTGGCTGGACGGTCTCGCGGCGCACGACTCGGCGTGCCACTTCGCGGCGGAGCGCGGACCGGGGGACCGGGCGCCGGAGGGGGAGCCCGGGGACGGGCCCGGGGGAGAGCCCGGGAGCGGCCCGGAAACCGTTTGACACCGGGCGTACGCCCCACTCGCAGAGCGCGTCCTCCGAACGGAGGGCGCGCTCTCGCGTTGTGGGCCGC from Kitasatospora sp. NBC_00458 includes:
- a CDS encoding ABC transporter ATP-binding protein — its product is MSADGTGTGGAGSGGATASGAGASGASGAGASGVGASGIGASGPRGDGATVVGAAEVPVEAVFAQEVARGEPILEVRDLVKHFPLTKGVLFKKQVGAVKAVDGVSFDLMQGETLGIVGESGCGKSTLAKVLMNLEPATGGSVRYKGEEISRLSGAGLKAVRRNIQMVFQDPYTSLNPRMTVGDIIGEPFEIHPEVAPKGDRRKAVQDLLDVVGLNPEYINRYPHQFSGGQRQRIGIARGLALKPEIIICDEPVSALDVSVQAQVINLLEQLQGEFNLSYMFIAHDLSIVRHISDRVGVMYLGKMVEIGSDLEIYDHATHPYTQALLSAVPVPDPTARQTRDRIVLTGDVPSPANPPSGCRFRTRCWKAQERCSTEVPLLAAPAWLDGLAAHDSACHFAAERGPGDRAPEGEPGDGPGGEPGSGPETV